A stretch of Mesoplodon densirostris isolate mMesDen1 chromosome 7, mMesDen1 primary haplotype, whole genome shotgun sequence DNA encodes these proteins:
- the CD248 gene encoding endosialin has protein sequence MLLRLLLAWAAAVPTLGQAPWAAEPRAACGPGSCYALFPRRRTFLEAWRACRELGGDLATPRTPEEARRVDSLVGSGPASRLLWIGLQRQARHCQPQRPLRGFTWTTGDQDTAFTNWAQPATGGPCPAQRCAALEASGEHRWLEGSCTLAVDGYLCQFGFEGSCPALPDEAGQAGPAVYTTPFHLVSAEFQWLPFGSVAAVPCQAGREASLLCVKQPDGGVGWSRTGPLCPGTGCGPDNGGCEHECVEEADGRVSCRCTEGFRLAVDGRSCEDPCAHALCEQQCEPGGPQGYSCHCRLGFRPAEDEPHRCVDTDECQIAGVCQQMCVNYVGGFECYCSEGHELEADGISCSPAGAMGARASQDLGDELLDDGEDEEDEDEAWEVFDGGWTEMPGIPWMEATQSPDFGLAYRPSFPEDRESRMPYLDPTWPPPLSAPRVPYHSSVLSVTRPVVVSATRPPLPSAHQPPIVSATRPPLTPTPQPRVIPAVQPALPSDHQFPKISANYPDLPSAHRPPVISATHPGPTPAHRPPIISAKYPELFPAHQSPMFPDIQAVDTQNTTHLPRIPANDAPLVTTSGTHQTPVTPDIPVLKAQATHHPITSTVQPSLTTTSRPPVLPAHQVPVPAATQPPAFHTPLPPESPTNQTSLASPTHPHSKAPQVPREGTPDPNLAPWLPSAVPTALGEASSAGRSRRDDRWLLVALLVPTCVFLVVLLALGIVYCTRCGPHAPNKRVTDCYRWVTHAGSKGSTEPAPHRGSLTGVQTCRTSV, from the coding sequence ATGCTGCTGCGCCTGCTGCTGGCCTGGGCGGCCGCGGTGCCTACGCTGGGCCAGGCCCCCTGGGCCGCCGAGCCCCGCGCTGCCTGCGGCCCAGGCAGCTGTTACGCGCTCTTCCCGCGGCGCCGCACCTTCCTGGAGGCCTGGCGGGCCTGCCGTGAGCTGGGGGGCGACCTGGCCACACCGCGGACCCCCGAGGAGGCCCGGCGCGTGGACAGCCTGGTGGGCTCCGGCCCGGCCAGCCGGCTGCTGTGGATCGGGCTGCAGCGGCAGGCCCGGCACTGCCAGCCTCAGCGCCCACTGCGGGGCTTCACGTGGACCACAGGGGACCAGGACACGGCCTTCACCAACTGGGCCCAGCCCGCCACGGGTGGGCCCTGCCCGGCCCAGCGCTGTGCGGCCCTTGAGGCGAGTGGCGAGCATCGCTGGCTCGAGGGCTCGTGCACGCTGGCCGTCGATGGCTACCTGTGCCAGTTTGGCTTCGAGGGCTCCTGCCCAGCGCTGCCCGATGAGGCAGGCCAGGCCGGCCCTGCCGTCTACACCACGCCCTTCCACCTGGTCTCCGCAGAGTTTCAGTGGCTGCCCTTCGGCTCTGTGGCTGCCGTGCCATGCCAGGCTGGCAGAGAAGCCTCTCTGCTCTGCGTGAAGCAGCCTGACGGTGGCGTGGGCTGGTCGCGGACTGGGCCCTTGTGCCCCGGTACCGGCTGCGGCCCGGACAACGGGGGCTGTGAACACGAGTGCGTGGAGGAGGCGGACGGTCGGGTGTCCTGTCGCTGCACCGAGGGCTTCCGGCTGGCAGTGGATGGGCGCAGCTGTGAGGACCCCTGTGCCCATGCCCTGTGTGAGCAGCAGTGTGAGCCTGGAGGGCCACAGGGCTACAGCTGCCACTGTCGCCTGGGTTTCCGGCCAGCCGAGGATGAGCCGCACCGCTGCGTGGACACAGATGAATGCCAGATTGCCGGCGTGTGCCAGCAGATGTGCGTCAACTATGTTGGTGGCTTTGAGTGCTACTGCAGCGAGGGCCACGAGCTGGAGGCTGATGGCATCAGCTGCAGCCCCGCTGGGGCCATGGGCGCCCGGGCTTCCCAGGACCTTGGGGACGAGTTGCTGGATGATGGGGAGGATGAAGAGGATGAAGATGAAGCCTGGGAGGTCTTCGATGGTGGCTGGACAGAGATGCCTGGGATCCCGTGGATGGAGGCCACGCAGTCACCTGACTTTGGCCTGGCCTATAGACCTAGCTTCCCAGAGGACAGGGAGTCCCGGATGCCCTACCTGGACCCCACCTGGCCACCCCCGCTTAGTGCCCCTAGGGTCCCCTACCACTCCTCAGTGCTCTCTGTCACCCGGCCTGTGGTGGTCTCTGCCACACGCCCCCCACTGCCTTCTGCCCACCAACCCCCTATTGTCTCTGCCACGCGTCCACCCCTGACCCCTACCCCTCAGCCCCGCGTGATCCCTGCAGTACAGCCAGCTTTGCCCTCTGACCACCAGTTCCCCAAGATCTCAGCCAACTATCCAGATCTGCCTTCTGCCCACCGACCCCCCGTTATCTCTGCCACACACCCAGGACCGACCCCTGCCCACCGGCCCCCAATTATCTCAGCCAAATATCCTGAACTGTTTCCCGCTCACCAGTCCCCCATGTTTCCAGATATCCAGGCCGTTGATACCCAGAACACCACTCATTTGCCTCGAATCCCAGCTAACGACGCCCCTCTGGTCACCACCTCCGGCACCCATCAAACCCCTGTGACCCCAGATATCCCGGTCCTCAAAGCCCAGGCCACCCACCATCCCATTACTTCCACTGTCCAGCCTTCTCTGACCACTACCTCCAGGCCCCCTGTGTTGCCTGCCCATCAAGTCCCCGTGCCTGCTGCCACCCAACCCCCAGCCTTCCAcactcccctgcccccagagagCCCCACTAACCAGACCTCACTCGCTAGCCCGACACACCCCCATTCCAAAGCCCCACAAGTCCCAAGGGAAGGTACCCCTGACCCCAACCTGGCCCCGTGGCTGCCCTCGGCAGTCCCCACAGCCCTGGGGGAGGCCAGTTCAGCAGGCCGCAGCCGCAGGGATGATCGGTGGCTGCTGGTGGCACTTTTAGTGCCAACATGCGTCTTCTTGGTGGTCCTACTTGCACTGGGCATCGTGTACTGTACCCGCTGTGGCCCCCACGCGCCCAATAAGCGCGTGACCGACTGCTATCGCTGGGTCACCCACGCCGGGAGCAAGGGCTCAACGGAACCCGCGCCCCACCGGGGCAGCCTCACAGGGGTGCAGACCTGCAGAACCAGCGTGTGA